Within the Amaranthus tricolor cultivar Red isolate AtriRed21 chromosome 15, ASM2621246v1, whole genome shotgun sequence genome, the region CTAAAAGAGAAACTGGCCAAGTGTTCCGAGCTGAAAGAGCGCTTGGTCAGGACCGAACAATGGCGGGAAAGGGCAAGGAAGCAGCTGGACCAGACCATCGAGAACTTAGATGCTGCTTCCACCTGGTCTGCGAGCCTCGGCCATGAAGTCGGCTTGCTGATGGATACCCATGCCAAgctcgttcatcagaaccagcaacTTATGCAGCAAGTATCGACTGATTCAGCCCACTTCAAGATGATTCTATCCGCGGCCAAAGTGTATAAATTGTGTCTAACCAGGAAGGCCCGGATGGCTCGAGATTGGCTTCTttcggatgagccggaagcgTCGAAGTTCCTTGGAGATCTGACGGCGGAGATGGTGAGAGCCGGAACCCTGATCAGCGACGAAAAGTATCGTTTGGCTGCCGCAGAGTTGGGCATGGACTTTACATCTCTTCAGCAAACTGCTGATCAGAAGGGAAGTGAAGCCTTGTCCAACCTTGCTCCTGTCTTGGACggggagtcggcggtactggtcGACGCTGCTTGGGATGCGGATGAAAGGAGAGCCTGGTCCGAAAAGATGAATGCTGAGGCTGAGAGGGAGGCTCTATGCCTAGACTTGGATCAGCTGGCTTTCTCTTCTCCTCCGGCGTCAGATGTCCCGGAAAACTTGACGCTCTCCAACCTGGAGGTTTTGTGCCTTGATTTATCGAATCTTATTATTGACGAAGGTAGGAACCTCCAGGGCTTGTCCCGAGAGCTGTCCGAGATCGGGGTGGAGCCGTTTAACGTTGAAGATTATGTAAGCTTCACCGCCAGTCTTGAAGAGGGAAGGATCGAGCCTCCTCTGCCGCCGGATCAAGACGTCGAGGCTTTTTTGGCGGATGTATGATcttgtaattttgtaattttgatttttgtaaacattcaactctgtattttgaatatttgatgTATATATTCCTGATTATGGAGTTTATTCGTGGTATCCATGCTTTTATACGTTGAGCCGTGGCTTCTCTCTTTTGAGGCTGCGAAATAATACTTGGAGGACGTGATTTTTCGATGTCACGCGCAGACGTCATCAAGGAAATTTGTACTTGAAATATTTTCAGCCTTTAGACCCCAGTAAGGGGGTTCGTCTTGTAGATGTTCCGGTTGCGGGTTACCTTAGTTGGAGACCTGGGATTTTCttttgaactcagggaccccaaactgggggtccgacttatcgatgtctcGGTTGGGTAGCGTCATAgtaaaaaacttagaatattttgaacaatagggaccccaaactgggggtccgacttatcgatgtcccggttgggaaacatcatcgtaaaaaacttagaatattttgaactctagttaccccaaactgggggtccgacttgtcgatgctACGAACAGATGGTGAATGCTTCAAATGATTTTTGGTTTTGGAACCCTATTCTAAGGGTCCGAATTATAGCAAGTTCGTTAGTGACAAAATGATTTGATGATGGGCCCCCTCtcaagggtccgacttatggatattattgatttaataagatttgcaaaagaattttaccaaacatttgCGAACATAAGAGCCGGACAATCTGAAAATAGAACCTGTTTATTAATGATTGTTAAGGATACAAGCGATGATTGAagtaattttgaattacaacGCAATTATGTTGCGGAAGGACTGTAGTCGCGGATTGATGTTGCTAACACTGATACTAGTAACTGATGTTGCTAACACTGATACTAGTAactgattgccccttgcaaattttattaaatgaagaatttctttaagtggtctccattccatggacggggtagttttttcctttcatgtcttctagttcgaaaGTTCCTGGTTTGACGATTTGGGTGACTCTGAAAGGtccgtcccagttggcccctAACTTTCCTTTCTCCACGATCTTTCCCGTAGCTTCTACTTTTCGGAGGACTAAATCACCAATTTGAATACGTCTGGTTTTGACATGACGGTTAAAGCTACGgatcatcttttgtttttgtgctattgatctcagcattgcgtttcctcttgtctctggcagcagatctaagtttactctttttccttcctcattttcgtcgtgtgagtagtaggtgacccttgtagagggtacGCCTATTTCGACTGGGAGCACGGCTTCAGATCCGTATACTAAAGAGAAAGGTGTATGCCCCGTTGCGTCCTTGATGGTCGTTCGACTTGCCCATAAGACgcctggtagttcttcatcccaattaccTTTGACCCCCTCTATCTTCTTCTTAATGCCATTCAGGATCTCTTTGTTTGCGGATTCTACTTGACCATTAGTTTGCGGCCTGGATACTGAACTGAATCTGATTTGGATGTTAAACTTGTTGCAGTACTCGATGGTGTTCTTACTGACGAATTGCCTTCCATTATCTGTTACGATCACCCGGGGGATGCCGTACTTTGTGATGATATTCCTccatataaactgacagacttgtttgtccGTGATTGAACTAAGGGCTTTCGCTTCCACATACtttgtgaaataatcaatggccacaatgatgaatttgcgttgcccttttgccggagggaaggggccaaggaggTCCATGCCCCATCTGTCGAAAGGCAGGACGGCTTGCATGGCGGTCAAGTAATTAGatggcttccttcctatctttgagtggtactgacattcaggacatcttttgatcaaatactccgcgtcttctcggagtgagggccaataatatccacttCTAAGGACTTTCCCAATGACAGTCCGTACTCCTTGGTGTATACCGCATCCcccttcgtgtatttcgcggaggatatagtttccttcttcaggggatacgcatttcaggagggggtgtgtatatgacttcttgtagagcgttccttcgtggaATTCGAACCATCTGGCTTTCTTCCGGAGCATTTTGGCCTGACATTCATCTTGGGGAAGTGTCTGACTCCGCAAATATTCGATGTATGGCTCCACCCATGTTTCTGATCTGTCGATGGTATCgaccatgaagttgatgctggggttaGGAAGTACTTCCCAGATTATATctcgagccgcggatgtttctgCTGAGCTGGCAAGCTTGGCCAAGGAATCAGCTTGGGCGTTCTGGGATCTTGGAATGTGCTCCAACGTGAACTTgtcgaatttttgaacaaattccCGTTCACTTGTCCAACAATCAATTGGGAGTCGGAGAAGGCGGATAATTTTTTGGCTCCCGTTTCGTAGCAAATTCTCAGTCCCATCAATAATGCTTCATATTCGGCTTCGTTGTTGGATGCTGCGAACTCAAAcctgaccgccctttccatacggaccccggcggaagacACAATGAGGAGTCCAGCACCACTTGCTGATTGGGTAgaggacccatctacatacaacttccattcctgattgggttcaggatgataggggagagtgctttcagcaatgaagtcagccagagcttgggctttgattgccGTTCGAGGCTCATATTCGATGCCGAAATCCGccagctggtttgcccaatctgtgacgcggcttgatttgttttttccttccagaatctttttcaaaggttgatcagtccggacgatgatctggtgggattgaaAGTAGGGCTTCAATTTCCTGCTTGCCATGATGATTGCGAATATGACTTTTTCGACTTCACCGTAGTTTCCCTCCGAGCCACGGAATGCATGACTTATGTAGTATATAGGAAGctgtttcttttctctttccgcaaccagtactccggataacgaatattcggagacagagacatataggactagcttctcccctttgatgggcgaaactagttttggcaaggTGGACAGGTGCTCTTTAAGTTGGCGGAAGGactcttctgcttctgctgtccactcgaacttctgttgttttattgttttaaagaaggGTAAACATTTATCCGCGGACTTGGAAAGAAATCTTCCAAGAGCAGCCAGGCACCCCGTgagcttttgtacttcttttactGAGGTGGGAGATCTCATGTTTTGTATAGCCCGGATTTTATCGGGATTTGCCTCAATGCCTCGCTCGTCTACCAGGAAGCCCAGGCATTTCCCTCCGGTAACTCCGAACACACACTTGTCAGGATTGAGTTTCATTTGGTGCTTTCGAAGGGTAAGGAACGTCTCTCGTAAGTCTGCGGCGTGCTGACTTGCTTgtttgctttttgtgatcatgtcgtctacatatacttctaaattccgtccaatctgagattggaaaACCTTGTTGACCATCCTTTGATAAGTTGCCCCCGCGTTTTTTAATCCGAAGGGCATAACCTTGTAGCAATAGACTCCCATGCTggtaatgaaggccgtgtgaGGTTGGTCTTCAATTGCCAACGGAATCTGATGATAGCCggcattggcatccatgaagcttaatAATGCATGGCCTGCTGTAGAATCCACCAGACGATCTATCTTTGGAAGTGGGTAATCGTCTTTAGGGCACGCCTTATTCAGGTCCGTGAAGTcgacgcacatcctccacttgccaTTTGGTTTTTTTACCAGGACAACGTTGGATAGCCACTCAGAATACTtgcattctttaataaatcCGGCTCTCAACAACTTCTCGACTTCCTCTTTGGCGGCCTCAGTCCGctctcttccttgatgtcgtagcttttgttttatgggtttatagcctggtttgatgtcaagtttatgacacgcgacactggtagggatgccaggcatttcttccgtgcaaaaagcaaagacgtcgcggaactcagCAATGGTGGCCACTATGTCCTGTTTGACTGTGCtaggaagatctttccctacCTTGATCTGTTTCCCTTCGAACATGTCTActtcctcgtatcgttctatgGGGCGAGGCCTTTCATGCGTGCTGAGATTTTCCAtgtacacgctcatgacagctgggacattttcttccctttttctttttgctcGTGTCTCAGAGGACCCGCGCTTCAAGGTGTTGACGAGGCATTGGCGAGCCGTCACTTGGTCTCCCTTGAGAATGCCAACTTTTCCATTATCTGTCTCGAACTGCAACAAGAGTTGATGGGGAAAGATTGCAACCTTGATCTTATTAATGAGTGGGAGCCCCATGATAGCATTGTAGGGGAAGTTGAGATCTACCACTGTGAACCGTATGGGCATAGTCCGGCTTTCACTTCTTTCCCCTACCcgtacggggagaatgatcgtgcccaacggaatgacctgactccctccaaacccaatcagtggtttgtctaggggttgtaagtgcttttcctcgaacttcatttttcttaagcactccattgtaataagatcagccgtgcttcccgtatctaccagcacccgtctgactttcatttgcccaattttgaGAGAGACCACCAGGGGATCGGTATGGGGTTGTTGCAGCGgttgggaggtcgtggcatcgaatTTCATGACCGGTCCCTTAGATGTGGCCATGGGAGGTCCTTTCAGCAAAGTGTGGACGCTGTTTTTTGCCGCGCGGATAGTGGGATATTCCTCAGTGTAtcccccaaaaatcatgttgatcgtTCCTTGAGTGTCGGAACTTTCGCGTCTTGCTTCGTTTGGCTTGGGGGATCGGCGTTTCTGTTGCCATGGCCTCCTTTCCCCTTCTCTTCCAGCATCATAATCTCTCCTGTTGAGGAACCTGGACAGTTTTCCCTCATTAGCCAACTGATGCAAGATGCGCTTTAGTTCGCGACATTGTGCCAGagtatggccgtgctctttgtgataatcacaccacagattatagttgcgcctatcagagggggtggtaACTGGAGGTGGAGCTGGCAATTGATCTCGAACAGCGAAGAAAATGTCCCTCCTGTTTCGATTGAATAAGGGGTcgtttcctccatctcccagaTTCCGCGTCCTAGTTTCTCCTTCTGTAACATATACGGGTCGAgctcgtggaggtcccatatcAGACGGCGGCGTAGGATGACGCGGCATGTAAATCTTCTCTCTCCTCGAAGAATGCTCCTTCCTGCTTCGTGAGGATTGACGGGGGGGCCCATcatcttttttctcaaattttcgccTTTTTGGATCATGTGCTTGACATATCTCTGACGCCGTGACATaactttggcattgtttcatggcctctgcatacgtctttacttgactttcaaccaactggaacttcagccgctgggccttcattccgttgattagggcgttCAGGGCAACCGACTCCTCCAAATCAGTCACTTCCAGCACTGCCTCATGGAACTTCTTAAGATATGAGGATATGGATTCTCCTTCCAATTGAGTGACACTAAgcaggtggaagtttgatttctcctgccttcttgagGCTATGAAGTGGCCTAGGAACTTGCCCtctagttgggcaaagttgtggatgcttcctccgggaagggaggtgtaccatgtcaaagctactcctgtaagagtagttggaaagaacttacaccataacgatgagttggtggtgtacaacaacataagattctTATACGCCGTCAAATGTTCCTGCGGACATGACGTGCCATCGAAAGCAGCCATGTTTGGTACCTTTATTTTCCCGGgattgggagtattcagtatctctCTGGCCAGGGGAGAGACTAATGATATGGGCTCTTCGGGAAGGACACTCTTGTCgtcctcattccgcggcatggaGGTGGGAGTGAGGGGACGGCTAGACCCGGCGAGTTGTGCCTTTTTCctttcctcccttcttttatCTACCAGGGATTGGACGCTCTCAGACGTCTTTCGCTTTTTGCTCTCTATGAAGGTTCGGGCATCTGGAGTGGCGGTTTTGGATTCGCCATCTCGTGTATCTGTCTTGCTATGGTGCGGGTAAGTTTTGGACCTTTCCCGCCTATTtttattgcgtctactggaatgggaagtcctcgagttcccgtcttgagattcatgagattttggtatctcttgacggggctcgattcgttcctctaagttctttatttggttcgccatgtcttccagtacccgttgttgagtaggggtattgtttatgacggcgcggagttgttcagagaacgcggccgtgagatttcgcgctagcatgtccagatcacggcgagtcacggcttgattattagcgtgacccgctgaagtgtctgtgtctgtgctatgcacggtggcggtttgagtcgggttcttcttgggagccatgactttttgtatagttccccacagacggcgccaaactgtttcggtgatgaaacgaggaagtgggatacgcttgaaatacctggagacaagtagaagtgtgatcaagagaagcgacTTATGATAGGAggtgacctgaattcctgcaagataacgttagccttgtccggggggtgatctcccggaaaacccctccgacgctcaagttagaacgtaaatcggaaattaatgaatgacagattgtagaatgaatgcaagaaggaaggtcgggattgaGATTGCTTGTTCTAGTGCTAGTGGTTGGGAAGGCTTGAGGAAGtagtgtaagcaaggatactaggaaaagCTGTTTTTGATGTCTCTTcccctctgatggttgtccctatttataatattgaagggggaagttacttcagagaggaaaggtggaagatcatgggagtagtgggagtaatgggaggtggactggcCATGGGAAAAGTGGACAGTTATTCtccttgaaacaaggagagccaagcatgactgaagagtggaaggtggtgggCAGTTATTCAACTAAAAAGGAGGATGGCCAAAGAAGATAGATGACAGGGAAGTTAAGTATTCTGAAGGTAAGATGCCATGAGCCTTCCAAGGAAGATGGGAAGTCCAgcagaaagcccattgaccaaaagtcaaagtcaatccggaaaggtcaaggggtattttagtaatatgatttttaattaataaataaataaattaattaaaaaacagtatCATGACAATACTCAAACCTAAAATAAACTATTATATTATCTATTAATCTATGtattattagattattataaaattataaactaCTTTATATTATACTATTATAGACTTATAATTACTATTTGCGATCATCGAAACTTTGacaatttaatttataagcTATTATGCATTTCGAAAGTTGAGCAAAAGGCAgatataacaaataaaacgaAACGTATAGAAAGTACTTGCTCaaactattatataatttacaAGCTGTTATGTATTTCGTTTAAAAGTGTTTGCTTTGAAAGAAAACTTTTTTTGTAAACTagttttctaaaataaaaaaaaattcaagtgaaaatgaaaaaataaaaattgattttctttaatttgcatTGATGGAAGAATGGACGAAAACatgaatattatattatatttttcaagCTATGCATTACTTTACGTATTACAAGTTTTCATAAGCTAATTACACTATTTGAGGTTTGTCAAACTGCAAATTGTTGATTGAAATGATTGATTTGACTAGCAGGTTTTACCAAATGATTTAATCACCAGATTTTGATCACATTTTTAGTAGGAGTTTGTGTCAAAAGAATTTATTAATTCAGAtaaatataagatatatattcCAACCAacaaatttaccaaacaataAGACTAGATGATTTAACCACCTAATTATCTACTTGTGAATAAACTAAAATCACCGAATAAGCTATTTTTTCAAACAGTGTCTAAACAACTTTCACACAACAAATCATACATTATCATAAATTCAATTTCCTAAAACATATCATCCTCGTTCTAGATGTGTTGATCCACCaccttttaaattataaccctAGCCTTTAAACTTTATTGTAACACTTTAACAATCCTTTGCCAAATAACCCTAGAAAAACATCTTTGTACGTGCATTTGTCCATGCTTAAGGTAAGTGTAATGCAGTTTAAACACCTCAAACAATAAGTGGAAATTAGAAGTAGCAAGTCCATCTATTTAACAATGTACTATTACCAAATTTCTTTACTATAAATTCGTATTAATTCATTGCCttgacttaattaattattactatctctctttacattgagacgaatcaaacaagatctcatttgactatgttttaagttatagattaataataaaatacaaattaagagtaagagataaataatgtccaaaaagcaaatgggacattagtGGCGAATTGAaggtaatattttatttgacattcttaatttttatcttttgactTCGCTTGCTCTATGGTGCTATTTACTAGCTGGAGCCTGTGGCTATggtgatataatatatatatatatatatatatatatatatatatatatatatatatatatatatatatatatatatatatatatatatatatatatatatatatatatatatataaaagttgaATGTTTTTTTGATGACGGTTGTATTTGCAAAATATTACTCACAAGTAATTATGGCAGAAAGTTATCTGGAAGGGTTAAATTAACGTTAATTTGGGAGAAATTCATGAGATTAAAAGGAGATCTGGCAATATTTATCTGGAAAAATTGTAGAAGCTTTGCATTTAGAGTATTAGTACATTGGAAGGTCACATGCAATTGGAAGACACTTGTCCATTTTTGAAGATTATTACAAGCTAGTGGGACACGTATTAATAAAAGAAGCAAGGAGTGtcatataaaataaaggaaaaataaccAAAGTAAAGGAGAACTTGACACGTTAAGAACAATAATAGTGGCATGTAAGGGAATTTTGGAGATTGATGAAATAACAGAAGAAATGTTCTACATGCACAATGATAGGCTATAAATACCTTTAAAGGAGCACATAAATGCGGTAACTAATTTCTACTATTAAGAGACATACAAAGAAATCTAAGTAATTTCTTGCTAAAGAGTTATTACAACTAAATCTCAAAGACTCACATTGATTTTCAGAAGAATATTGATAGCACAATCATAAATCTAAGAGAGTAATtacaattaattttgaaaagagCATTTGTTAGATTATCATAAAGACTTTACGTCTAAATAAGtcctaagtagtaatccaccttgTAGCCATTGTGCTCCTGGAAAGACCTATTTGGCAATTTGTTTCAGACTGATACTGACTTGGGCGTTGGAGTAGGTCGCCGGAAGAATTTCGGGCCCTGCTAGCTCCTAATTGCATTTTACAGGCACAACCATCTTCTCAAGTGATCTTACTGCATAACTTGGTAAGATAACAAAGACAGACTTCCACCAGTAATTGACTCTTGACAAATTATAAATCAGgggattaaatttttaattaattgtccTGCAGAGCCAAACAGGAAGGACGGTAAACTAATCCTCCCGTATCTCAGCATGTGTTCATGATTTTCAACGGTGATTACTACAGCGGGCCTATGCATGGGTTTCGAATGCCTAGGCTCCTCCATAAATTTGGTCATATAACCTACTCTTTAGTTATACCCATTTATTACATTTTCATCTAcaaactcaaataaaaatattaaaaaaatatataaccaaTATAAGAGATATATAAATTACTATTTACTCTCTTTAATTTGTTTCTTTGTATTTGATATTGAGTGCACTTGCAGTAACAAATTAAAAGTCCACAAGAGTGTTTGAATTAAGTCAATGACTCTCGATTAGCAAAAACAAAGCGAATTACCGCTCGagtttagttttaaattttttagggctcaaaaaatatattcttatgtacaaattaaaattgatattaacataaattaaatttaagtacAATTTACATTTTTGCGATGTAATATGAATTGTTAGagcttttttataaaatagttaaaatatcaacaataaaagacaaaactaatattatattattttttattggatTCTTTATATTTCACTCTAGGGCTAAAAATAAATAACGACATGGCCGAATCAAGTCAAAGCATAAGCTGGTGGAAACTTTTTATTGCATTTATTTAGAAAATGATTTGTTCTTTGATGATAAATAATATGCACATGCTTATccattaatcatcatcatcatttaattttGACACAAACCGGGCCACTTCTACACTTCTAGTGTGGCGgcagtttaaaattttgatatatcTACTCTACATTATAGGATGTTTTGGGTAACTATTTATCcatcatttttaaattatattttattattaattttaagttaaaaatagttatgttggatcttgtttgatttgttttaatgtaaattttattaatatcaactttttaaaatttttaattatgcataattaaatatattaaggattgaatataagtgcattggataaagagcataaagtaaataaaacgcttaagatgaataggagggagtattttatcATAGGTAATATAggaaaaaatatatagaaaaataaGTTATGTGAAGTATGATTTTGtgataaattcaaatttaaggTTAATTTAgctaatatatttaattttcaccTAGTTTACTTTTCCGGTCTATTCGTAATAAAAAAACTTTCGATTGTTTGCATTTGCACTCACAAGTACGTAGCAAGCAAAGACAGATTATtccaaacaaaatatataatgcttcattgatcataattaattaattaattaattagagaGATCCAACAAATTGATAGAGtacataatattaattaattaataaattaattgagtacataattaattaattaattaatggagTTGAATGGAAGTATCATAAGCAGATCCAGGGAGCCAGGAAGCAGGGATAAGATTAGGCAGCAAAACCCATCGAGCTCTAACTTTGTAAGCAGAACTTCCATCTAAGAAGAACCTCACTGTTAAAGGACCCTTTGGTGGATTTATCATGTCCCAAACTGCTCCATATGCTCTCCTGCATGTCCTCCATCCTAGGCTTTCTTCCTGTATcacatttttaaattaattctcTAAAATTATTGATAAGAAATTACTTTAtattaactaatttaatttAAGAGACTTTAATTCATACCACTTACCAGCTCGTGATAGagtatttaacatttttattatttttttattgattataacTTTAAGATTAACTTTATAGGTTTTATAATGAAACTCTAAATAGACGGccagtctcttgagagatcgtcaCTTTGATACAGACATATCTCAAGTccaatccattaaagattaatggctacttaccgtattcttaatgcctatttacattattcttaatgcttacttactatAACTTAACCTTAATgtttactttcaatatcttaaatgtttacttatatCCTTCTTAATacctaattataatattttaaaaaatatataatacagCCTTATTTTACGCTATAAGCTTAaccataaatttaaaacttttgcATGCTATTTTTACATTAAATATAACCAAACATGCATGTAATTTAtgcatatttatttattaaaaggaaaaaaaaaagggtattaCCTCAAACAATTCAACAGCAGTGATATCAGCATTACCAGCCAGGTACAAAAACCGGAAAGCCAAATAGGAAGGATAATGACTATGTTCAACAACCTGAACTGTTAGTGTTTTACCGGGATATTGACAAGAGGTTCTTTGGTATTGTATTTGAACTTTCCCATAATCTCTCAATTGCTTCTCTGCACCTTCCGTAGCCATTTTGTTGAATGCATGAGTGCTTAGTATAAAATCTGTTTCGCCGTCCGATACGCCGTAATCtgtcaccaccaccaccactccTTCTCCGTTGCATTCTACCTCCTTGCACTTTACCTATAACAAACAGTGGCGGATCCATGactcaaatataaatataattcaataattaaaatttttttaaaaaatataatataatataaaaaaattatttttttcaattcaaagacCCTATAAGATACTTAATTTTTATGAT harbors:
- the LOC130801394 gene encoding expansin-like B1, with protein sequence MDSFLKNAPFFLLIFFPALIYCLEDPIFHSKATFYYATDGLGTPKGGCGYGEYGRTINDGDVAVVAATKLFKGGVSCGACYKVKCKEVECNGEGVVVVVTDYGVSDGETDFILSTHAFNKMATEGAEKQLRDYGKVQIQYQRTSCQYPGKTLTVQVVEHSHYPSYLAFRFLYLAGNADITAVELFEEESLGWRTCRRAYGAVWDMINPPKGPLTVRFFLDGSSAYKVRARWVLLPNLIPASWLPGSAYDTSIQLH
- the LOC130801774 gene encoding uncharacterized protein LOC130801774 — encoded protein: MITKSKQASQHAADLRETFLTLRKHQMKLNPDKCVFGVTGGKCLGFLVDERGIEANPDKIRAIQNMRSPTSVKEVQKLTGCLAALGRFLSKSADKYGSSTQSASGAGLLIVSSAGVRMERAVRFEFAASNNEAEYEALLMGLRICYETGAKKLSAFSDSQLIVGQVNGNLFKNSTSSRWSTFQDPRTPKLIPWPSLPAQQKHPRLEI